The stretch of DNA TTGCCTGTTCAGTTCGCACGTGTAGTGTTCGTGTGTTTCACGCTAAAATACATCTGAATAATAGGATTTCAACACAGCCAGAATTCAGTAAACGTCCGTCTATCGATTATCCCTCGGTCACAAAGAGAGTCATCTGAGAATTAAATAGCAGTACGTTTTACATACATATTGACGGTGTAAACGCCAGTGAAAGTATAATTGTTCTCTGCGAGCTTCCGCCTGGTGAGAACCAGTGGTAAAACATCAATGGACTCAATTCAGGACCGACTCGCTCGAGAAGTATCTTCTCTCGAGTTTCTGCAGTCAGCGAATGATCTGTGAGTAAGAAAATGGTGAAGCGAACTACCACTACGACTATTTCGGTTATGCCCGCCGACGCCCTGTTTCTCAGTTGGGCGACCGGTATTAACGCATCGGGGCTATTCCGCGAGGCACTCGCCGAGCAGATGACGTACCGTAACATCGAGCGAGACAGGCTCGTCGCACTCATCGAAGAAGCACTCCGCGATGAAGATCGTGATCTCGACGACCTGATCGACCAGACCTCGTGCCTCGAGGACCTCGAAAACATCCTCAACACACCAAACGTCAACTCAGTTTCCCATGAGTAATCGTTCATCCCCCACGGCGACTGAATCGTCCAGTGAACACCCCGCTACCAACGAGAAGTCCCCTACGTCTCGTAAAGCGAGACTGCGAGTGCAGTTGCTTTCCACCTCTATTCCACCACAGCTTGTCTCACTCGCGACTGGACTCCTCTTGTTAATTGTTGCAGTAGGTCCAGCTACGGCTCAAAGCGATGTCGGAGACGTTTACTGCGGCACCGGCGTTGAGACTGGTATCGGGATTGTTTTCGGTGCGATTGCTGGACTCGGGCTCCCTGCAACGGGCTTCTACGTTTGTCGAGCAGGCCTCTCGTACATGCGTGCGGGTGGGAACCCTGAGAAAAAGAACAACGCCAAAGAGCGGCTAGTTATGTCTGGTATTGGGTTCGGCATCATCGTTCTCGCCCTCATCTCGCCCGAACTCATCGACAACGTCGGAAGCCAGATGGGATTCGACTTTTCCAGTTGTGTCAAACCATTCTGAATTCTGCCATATTCGAACACAACCTCTCACACCACATTGTCGATGACCATACTCCGCCCGGTGATCGTTGTCGTCCTCCTCGTTACGAGTAGTCTCATCATTGGGCTGATGGACACCACAGCATCCGCCTCACCAGATGCGAACTCGAGTACAGCGCTCCCCATGGACGGTCCTGATTATGGTATCAACGAGTCTCGGTTTCAGCTGTTGTGGTCGGAAGATACAGATCAGGCGAACCTCTCGAGTGACGATCTAACAGAGAACGCGTCCTCGCCTGCGGAGTTCTCACAGGACCTCTCGCGATCGACGGACTACCTGTTCGACGACCCGATCGAGGATGTCGAACGTTGGAATAGCGGTGACTTCGACGACTACGCCGCTGGTGATGAAGAGACATCGATCCACCCCGAGGCAGCAGCCCTTGAGAATGGACGCTTCATCAAAGATGCACACAGCAGCATTTTCGCAGTCAACCCGCCGACGGTTCTCCAGTCAGGGAACGAGTCGACGACGTATATCGCGCCGGAGGGTGAGGTTCTCGCGGTATCCGATTA from Natronorubrum halophilum encodes:
- a CDS encoding pilin, which produces MQLLSTSIPPQLVSLATGLLLLIVAVGPATAQSDVGDVYCGTGVETGIGIVFGAIAGLGLPATGFYVCRAGLSYMRAGGNPEKKNNAKERLVMSGIGFGIIVLALISPELIDNVGSQMGFDFSSCVKPF